One region of Microbacterium sp. M28 genomic DNA includes:
- the rpe gene encoding ribulose-phosphate 3-epimerase — protein MTTLPDAPRINPSILAADFVNMQAELARIATADFVHVDVMDNHFVPNLTFGPQMVERIQATSPIPLDVHLMISDADRWAPGYAELGAASVTFHLEAAQDPIALSRRLRDMGARAGVAIKPGTAGEALYDVLDEFDQILVMTVEPGFGGQGFMPDTMPKLRALVDEARRRGSDVWFQVDGGISAATIDQAAAAGADTFVAGSAVYGADDIEAAISGLRDLARAASLES, from the coding sequence ATGACCACGCTGCCCGATGCGCCGCGCATCAACCCCAGCATCCTGGCCGCCGACTTCGTGAACATGCAGGCGGAGCTGGCCCGCATCGCGACGGCCGATTTCGTCCACGTCGACGTGATGGACAACCACTTCGTGCCCAACCTCACCTTCGGCCCGCAGATGGTGGAACGGATCCAGGCGACCAGCCCGATCCCGCTGGACGTGCATCTGATGATCAGCGACGCCGATCGCTGGGCGCCGGGGTACGCCGAGCTGGGGGCCGCCAGCGTGACGTTCCACCTCGAAGCCGCTCAGGACCCGATCGCGCTCTCGCGCCGCCTGCGCGACATGGGCGCCAGGGCCGGCGTGGCCATCAAGCCGGGAACGGCCGGTGAGGCGCTGTACGACGTGCTCGACGAGTTCGACCAGATCCTCGTGATGACGGTGGAGCCAGGGTTCGGGGGCCAGGGCTTCATGCCCGACACGATGCCGAAGCTGCGTGCGCTGGTGGATGAGGCCAGGCGCCGGGGCTCCGATGTGTGGTTCCAGGTCGACGGCGGCATCTCGGCCGCGACGATCGATCAGGCGGCGGCCGCCGGCGCCGACACCTTCGTCGCAGGGTCGGCCGTGTACGGTGCGGATGACATCGAGGCCGCCATCAGCGGACTCAGGGACCTCGCGCGAGCCGCTAGCCTGGAATCGTGA
- the hisI gene encoding phosphoribosyl-AMP cyclohydrolase codes for MTEVESRIAQVAFNAEGLAPVIVQQWDTLEVLMLAWVDAEALRRTLTSGRATYWSRSRQEYWRKGDTSGNTQRVHAARLDCDGDAILLQVHQSGPACHTGTRTCFDTTDLEPVQAADA; via the coding sequence ATGACCGAGGTCGAAAGCCGCATCGCACAGGTCGCTTTCAACGCGGAGGGCCTCGCCCCGGTGATCGTGCAGCAGTGGGACACCCTCGAGGTGCTCATGCTCGCCTGGGTCGATGCCGAGGCCCTGCGCCGCACGCTCACGAGCGGGCGCGCGACCTACTGGTCGCGGTCCCGTCAGGAGTACTGGCGCAAGGGCGACACCTCAGGCAACACCCAACGCGTCCACGCGGCGCGCCTGGACTGCGACGGCGACGCGATCCTGCTGCAGGTGCACCAGAGCGGGCCCGCGTGCCACACCGGTACACGGACCTGCTTCGACACGACCGACCTGGAGCCCGTCCAGGCGGCGGACGCATGA
- the hisF gene encoding imidazole glycerol phosphate synthase subunit HisF: MALASRVIPCLDVAAGRVVKGVNFENLRDMGDPVELAAHYAAQGADEITFLDVTATVDARATTYDVVQRTAEQVFVPLTVGGGVRSVDDVARLLAVGADKIGVNSAAIARPELLGEIADRFGAQVLVLSLDVKRSPATASGFVVTTHGGRTETTLDTLDWAREATERGAGELLVNSIDADGTRDGFDLELVRLMREVASVPVIASGGAGKASDFAPAIKAGADAVLAASVFHTGALTVGDVKDALRAEGVLVR; the protein is encoded by the coding sequence ATGGCTCTCGCGAGCCGTGTGATCCCGTGTCTCGACGTCGCAGCAGGCCGGGTCGTCAAAGGCGTGAACTTCGAGAATCTGCGCGACATGGGCGACCCGGTCGAACTGGCGGCGCACTACGCGGCGCAGGGAGCCGACGAGATCACGTTCCTCGACGTCACCGCCACGGTCGATGCCCGTGCCACCACGTACGACGTGGTCCAGCGAACGGCCGAGCAGGTGTTCGTCCCGTTGACCGTCGGCGGGGGAGTGCGCAGCGTCGACGACGTGGCGCGCCTGCTCGCGGTCGGTGCGGACAAGATCGGCGTGAACTCGGCGGCCATCGCCCGACCGGAGCTCCTCGGCGAGATCGCCGACAGGTTCGGTGCCCAGGTGCTGGTGCTGTCGCTCGATGTCAAGCGTTCACCGGCCACCGCCTCCGGCTTCGTCGTGACCACGCACGGCGGCCGCACCGAGACGACGCTGGACACGTTGGACTGGGCGCGCGAGGCCACCGAACGCGGCGCCGGCGAGCTCCTGGTCAACTCAATCGACGCCGACGGCACTCGGGATGGGTTCGACCTCGAGCTCGTACGGCTCATGCGCGAAGTCGCCTCCGTACCCGTGATCGCCTCCGGTGGGGCGGGCAAGGCGTCCGACTTCGCTCCTGCCATCAAGGCAGGCGCGGATGCCGTCCTCGCCGCGAGCGTGTTCCACACGGGCGCACTCACGGTCGGAGACGTCAAGGACGCGCTGCGCGCCGAGGGGGTGCTGGTCCGATGA
- the hisG gene encoding ATP phosphoribosyltransferase, with the protein MLRIAVPNKGSLSETAAEMLAEAGYAGRRDSKTLHIVDAENDVEFFFLRPRDIATYVASGALDVGITGRDLLKDVPQQAREVQALGFAHSTFRFAAPPGAFSGIEDLAGVRVASAYPGLVDAFLREHGVEAELVPLDGAVESAVRLGVADAIADVVETGTTLRQAGLEIFGPVIIESEAVLISRPGDAEGTETLLRRLRGVIVARRYVLLDYDLPADLVEQAVAITPGRESPTISPLKDPTWVAVRVMIPRKGVNQVMDALYALGARALLVTAIHAARL; encoded by the coding sequence ATGCTGCGCATCGCCGTTCCCAACAAGGGCTCGCTGTCCGAGACAGCTGCCGAGATGCTCGCCGAGGCCGGATACGCCGGCCGCCGCGACTCCAAGACCCTGCACATCGTCGACGCCGAGAACGACGTCGAGTTCTTCTTCCTCCGTCCGCGCGACATCGCCACGTATGTGGCGTCCGGCGCACTGGATGTCGGCATCACCGGCCGTGACCTGCTCAAGGACGTCCCGCAGCAGGCGCGCGAGGTCCAGGCGCTCGGCTTCGCCCACTCGACGTTCCGCTTCGCGGCGCCCCCCGGGGCGTTCTCGGGCATCGAGGACCTCGCCGGTGTGCGCGTCGCGTCCGCGTACCCCGGATTGGTCGACGCGTTCCTGCGCGAACACGGCGTCGAGGCCGAGCTGGTCCCGCTGGACGGCGCTGTCGAATCCGCCGTGCGCCTCGGCGTCGCAGACGCGATCGCGGACGTCGTGGAGACCGGCACGACCCTCCGCCAGGCGGGTCTGGAGATCTTCGGCCCCGTGATCATCGAATCCGAGGCCGTGCTGATCAGCCGGCCGGGGGATGCCGAGGGCACCGAGACCCTGCTCCGGCGCCTGCGCGGCGTCATCGTCGCCCGTCGCTACGTCCTGTTGGACTACGACCTCCCCGCCGACCTCGTCGAGCAGGCCGTCGCCATCACGCCGGGGCGCGAATCCCCGACGATCTCCCCGCTCAAGGACCCGACCTGGGTGGCCGTGCGGGTGATGATCCCTCGCAAGGGCGTCAACCAGGTGATGGACGCGCTGTACGCGCTCGGAGCGCGCGCGCTGCTGGTCACCGCGATCCACGCCGCGAGGCTCTGA
- a CDS encoding primosomal protein N', with translation MADESRRIARVLLDSPLPQLDRLFDYALPEELGEVTPGVRVKVPLRTAGRVVDGYIVEIDAESDADRPLSAVDNIVSAVPVLTDGLYRLARRTADRAAGSASDILRLAIPKRQVRVEKAWTADAAVPEPSAEALETASAVIDRYDGLRTVLDSAGRAAVEALPTPDGGLLGWTALLGAAAAHTLAAGRSTVIVVPDHRDLDRALTALDAFVPTEAVVRHDARQSNPDRYRAFLRTLEQAPCVVIGNRSAVYAPVDAGLVIVWDDGDPLLSEPLAPYVHARDAALLRQEQEGSALLFAGHTRTSDVERLVHLGWLQDIRATRRVLPRVQLSTPQELEQGGARIPSSAFRSARDAAADGPVLVQVARPGFAPSLVCADCRRPARCPQCAGPLGARTRGAVPVCGWCGRAARTWTCPECSSTQLRLASSGSERTADELGRAFPGIRVIVADGTHPIARVDDKPSLVVATRGAEPLADGGYRAVVLLDGARMLQAPDLRIGESCLRWWSNATALAAPGAPVHLVGIQGPVAVALATWNHSGYARSELEARAPLHMPPTVRVAQMEGTSASVRAAIEAVRALGLPSEAVLGPVPLADDDGRVRALVRFEYAAGAAVATALRAQVIADGVQRRRGKGRPARASLALRLDILEPEI, from the coding sequence ATGGCCGACGAGAGCCGGCGCATCGCGCGCGTGCTCCTCGACTCGCCGCTGCCGCAGCTGGACCGACTGTTCGACTACGCGCTGCCCGAGGAACTCGGCGAGGTGACTCCCGGCGTGCGGGTCAAGGTGCCGCTGCGCACGGCAGGTCGCGTCGTCGACGGCTACATCGTCGAGATCGACGCCGAGAGCGATGCCGACCGACCGCTGTCGGCGGTGGACAACATCGTCTCGGCCGTGCCCGTGCTCACAGACGGCCTCTACCGGCTCGCCAGACGAACCGCCGACCGGGCGGCCGGGTCGGCCTCCGACATCCTGCGCCTCGCCATCCCCAAGCGCCAGGTACGGGTCGAGAAGGCCTGGACAGCGGATGCCGCGGTACCCGAACCGTCCGCCGAGGCGCTCGAAACGGCATCCGCCGTGATCGACCGCTACGACGGACTGCGCACCGTCCTCGACAGCGCCGGTCGAGCGGCGGTCGAGGCCCTGCCGACCCCCGACGGCGGCCTGCTGGGGTGGACCGCGCTGCTGGGCGCCGCGGCGGCGCACACGCTCGCCGCCGGTCGTTCGACCGTCATCGTCGTCCCAGACCATCGTGATCTCGATCGGGCGCTCACCGCGCTGGACGCCTTCGTACCGACCGAGGCGGTCGTGCGCCACGACGCGCGACAGAGCAATCCCGACCGCTACCGTGCGTTCCTGCGGACCCTCGAACAGGCGCCCTGCGTCGTGATCGGCAACCGTTCGGCCGTGTACGCGCCGGTGGATGCGGGCCTGGTGATCGTCTGGGATGACGGCGACCCACTGCTGTCGGAGCCGCTCGCCCCCTATGTGCACGCGAGAGACGCCGCGCTGCTGCGTCAGGAGCAGGAGGGCAGCGCGCTGCTGTTCGCAGGGCACACGCGCACCAGCGACGTCGAACGACTCGTCCACCTCGGCTGGCTACAGGACATCAGGGCCACCAGGCGCGTGCTGCCGCGCGTCCAGTTGAGCACGCCGCAGGAGCTCGAGCAGGGTGGGGCACGGATTCCTTCGAGCGCGTTCCGCTCCGCCAGAGACGCCGCCGCCGACGGGCCGGTGCTGGTCCAGGTAGCCCGCCCTGGCTTCGCTCCGTCCCTGGTCTGCGCCGACTGCCGTCGCCCGGCGCGCTGCCCGCAGTGCGCCGGCCCCCTCGGTGCCAGGACGCGCGGTGCCGTCCCCGTCTGCGGCTGGTGCGGACGCGCCGCCCGCACGTGGACCTGCCCCGAGTGCTCGTCGACCCAGCTGCGCCTCGCCTCCTCCGGCAGCGAGCGGACCGCCGACGAACTGGGCCGCGCGTTCCCCGGCATCCGGGTGATCGTGGCCGACGGCACGCATCCCATCGCCCGCGTCGATGACAAGCCCAGCCTCGTGGTCGCGACGCGCGGTGCGGAGCCGCTCGCCGACGGCGGCTATCGCGCCGTCGTGCTGCTGGACGGGGCGCGGATGCTGCAGGCACCGGATCTGCGCATCGGCGAGTCCTGCCTGCGCTGGTGGTCGAACGCCACGGCTCTCGCAGCACCCGGCGCCCCCGTGCACCTCGTGGGCATTCAGGGCCCCGTCGCAGTAGCGCTGGCGACCTGGAACCACTCCGGGTACGCACGCAGCGAGCTGGAGGCGCGCGCACCGCTGCACATGCCGCCGACGGTCCGCGTCGCGCAGATGGAAGGCACCTCGGCCTCGGTGCGTGCGGCGATCGAAGCCGTCCGCGCGCTCGGTCTGCCTTCCGAGGCGGTCCTGGGCCCCGTGCCGCTCGCCGACGACGATGGACGCGTGCGCGCCCTCGTCCGCTTCGAGTACGCGGCCGGGGCAGCGGTCGCCACCGCGCTGCGCGCCCAGGTGATCGCGGACGGCGTGCAGCGCAGACGCGGCAAGGGACGCCCGGCCAGGGCCTCGCTCGCGCTGCGGCTCGATATCCTCGAACCTGAGATCTGA
- a CDS encoding RsmB/NOP family class I SAM-dependent RNA methyltransferase, translating into MSGPQRSSRRPSRPGGTARPDRAVQGARRVAYDVIRAVTESDAYANLILPGAITEAGLSPQDAGLATELTYGTLRRRGTYDAIISSAAGRDAAEIDPAVLDALRLGAHQLLATRVASHAAVNESVNLAAAHSRGAAGFANAVLRRIARDTPGEWEERITAQARSDDERLGLRTAHPVWVIRALRRALAAEDRADELEALLDADNVSPEVTLAALPGLAEASDPRRPYAPTAFGAPGGDPQGYLADAAGTVRVQDEGSQLVALALTAATPVDDGERWLDLCAGPGGKTALLAAVAQLHGARLEANEVIPARAGLVRNALRPITGEVPVHVEDGRVLAASRPAQFDRILVDAPCTGLGALRRRPEARWRKTPADVAELTALQTELLLAAADALRPGGVVAYVTCSPHLAETTGVVSEVLRERDDLVELDARAVVTGISRSSIDLASDGSGRVQLWPHRHGTDAMFLALLQRTEKGSL; encoded by the coding sequence ATGAGCGGTCCCCAGCGTTCCTCACGACGTCCGTCGCGCCCCGGTGGCACGGCGCGTCCTGATCGCGCCGTGCAGGGCGCCCGCCGCGTCGCCTACGACGTGATCCGCGCCGTGACGGAGTCGGATGCCTACGCGAACCTGATCCTCCCCGGCGCGATCACGGAGGCCGGACTGTCACCGCAGGATGCCGGACTCGCCACCGAGCTCACGTACGGCACGCTGCGCCGTCGCGGCACCTACGACGCCATCATCTCCTCGGCCGCCGGCCGGGACGCCGCCGAAATCGATCCGGCCGTGCTCGACGCGCTGCGCCTGGGGGCCCACCAGCTGCTGGCCACGCGCGTGGCGTCGCACGCCGCGGTCAACGAGTCCGTGAATCTGGCCGCCGCGCACAGCAGGGGAGCCGCCGGCTTCGCCAATGCGGTGCTGCGTCGCATCGCCCGCGACACACCGGGGGAGTGGGAGGAGCGGATCACCGCGCAGGCGCGCTCGGACGATGAGCGACTCGGCCTGCGCACCGCGCACCCCGTCTGGGTGATCAGGGCCCTGCGCCGCGCTCTCGCCGCCGAGGACCGCGCGGACGAACTCGAAGCGCTTCTGGACGCCGACAACGTCTCGCCCGAGGTCACACTCGCCGCGCTGCCCGGCCTCGCCGAAGCATCCGATCCCCGACGCCCTTACGCCCCGACGGCCTTCGGCGCGCCAGGCGGTGATCCGCAGGGCTACCTGGCGGATGCCGCAGGCACCGTCCGCGTGCAGGACGAGGGATCCCAGCTCGTCGCCCTGGCGCTCACGGCAGCCACTCCGGTCGACGACGGGGAGCGCTGGCTCGATCTCTGCGCCGGCCCGGGCGGGAAGACCGCGCTGCTCGCGGCCGTGGCGCAGCTGCACGGCGCCCGGCTCGAGGCGAACGAGGTCATCCCCGCGCGGGCGGGTCTGGTCCGCAACGCGCTGCGTCCGATCACCGGCGAGGTGCCGGTGCACGTCGAGGACGGCCGCGTGCTCGCCGCATCGCGGCCGGCACAGTTCGATCGCATCCTCGTCGACGCCCCCTGCACGGGGCTGGGCGCTCTGCGCCGCCGGCCCGAGGCCCGGTGGCGGAAGACCCCGGCGGACGTCGCCGAGCTGACGGCCCTGCAGACCGAGCTGCTGCTCGCTGCTGCCGACGCGCTGCGACCCGGTGGAGTCGTCGCCTACGTCACGTGCTCACCGCACCTCGCTGAGACGACCGGCGTGGTGTCCGAGGTGTTGCGCGAGCGCGACGACCTCGTCGAGCTGGATGCGCGTGCGGTGGTCACGGGTATCAGCCGGTCGTCGATCGATCTCGCATCCGACGGTTCAGGCCGGGTGCAGCTGTGGCCGCACCGCCACGGCACCGACGCCATGTTCCTCGCGCTGCTGCAGCGCACCGAGAAGGGATCGCTATGA
- a CDS encoding HGxxPAAW family protein: MSNPIADPGHGHSPAAWTAVVVMLLGVAAGTVAFCLEQPLFVWVSVGIIVIGALLGWILAKAGYGVKGPKYSPKAH; encoded by the coding sequence ATGAGCAACCCCATCGCAGACCCCGGCCACGGACACTCGCCTGCCGCCTGGACCGCTGTGGTGGTCATGCTGCTCGGCGTCGCCGCCGGCACCGTCGCGTTCTGCCTGGAGCAGCCGCTGTTCGTGTGGGTCTCGGTCGGCATCATCGTGATCGGCGCGCTGCTGGGGTGGATCCTCGCGAAGGCCGGTTACGGCGTGAAGGGCCCCAAGTACTCGCCGAAGGCGCACTAG
- a CDS encoding phosphoribosyl-ATP diphosphatase translates to MKTFDELFAELRTKAETRPEGSGTVAELDGGVHTIGKKIVEEAAEVWMASEYESDDAAAEEISQLLYHVQVMMIAKGLSLQDVYRHL, encoded by the coding sequence GTGAAGACTTTCGACGAGCTGTTCGCCGAGCTCCGTACCAAGGCCGAGACCCGCCCGGAGGGCTCGGGGACCGTCGCCGAGCTCGACGGCGGCGTGCACACGATCGGCAAGAAGATCGTCGAGGAGGCCGCCGAGGTCTGGATGGCCTCGGAGTACGAATCCGACGACGCCGCTGCCGAGGAGATCTCGCAGCTGCTGTACCACGTCCAGGTCATGATGATCGCGAAGGGCCTGAGCCTCCAGGACGTCTACCGACATCTGTGA
- a CDS encoding methionyl-tRNA formyltransferase, whose translation MRLVFAGTPAVAVPTLRLLAADHEIVAVITRPDAPQGRKRVLTPSPVALAAAELGLEVIKAARLDADATARVAALAPELGVIVAYGGIVREPLLSTPSHGWINLHFSLLPAWRGAAPVQRALIAGDRELGASVFRLVEALDAGDVYADRVFDVPPDATADVALDALASAGAPLTAEVVASIADGTATARPQTGEVSLAPKLSLEDGLLDFTRPLDEVYARYRGVTSEPGAHTSVDGARLKILAAEPAVDVDVLAPGAMAGTKHSLLIGTATTPLAVTRVQPAGKAAMAAADWWRGRREGESTVVGS comes from the coding sequence ATGCGCCTCGTCTTCGCCGGCACGCCGGCCGTCGCCGTCCCCACTCTGCGGCTGCTCGCCGCCGACCACGAGATCGTCGCCGTCATCACCCGCCCCGACGCGCCGCAGGGGCGCAAGCGCGTCCTCACGCCGTCGCCCGTCGCGCTGGCCGCCGCGGAACTCGGGCTGGAGGTGATCAAGGCCGCCCGTCTCGACGCCGACGCGACCGCACGCGTGGCCGCGCTGGCTCCCGAGCTGGGCGTCATCGTCGCGTACGGCGGGATCGTGCGCGAACCGTTGCTGTCGACGCCGTCGCACGGATGGATCAACCTCCACTTCTCGCTGCTGCCCGCATGGCGCGGGGCCGCACCCGTGCAGCGAGCGCTGATCGCGGGCGATCGCGAACTCGGCGCGAGTGTGTTCCGGCTGGTCGAGGCGCTGGATGCCGGCGACGTCTACGCCGACCGCGTGTTCGACGTGCCGCCGGATGCCACTGCAGATGTCGCGCTGGACGCGCTCGCATCAGCCGGCGCCCCGCTGACCGCGGAGGTCGTGGCTTCGATCGCCGACGGGACGGCGACGGCGAGACCGCAGACCGGCGAGGTCTCGCTGGCGCCGAAGCTGTCCCTGGAGGACGGCCTGCTCGATTTCACCCGTCCCCTCGACGAGGTGTACGCCCGCTACCGGGGAGTCACCAGCGAACCCGGCGCGCACACGAGCGTCGACGGTGCTCGGCTGAAGATCCTGGCCGCCGAACCGGCGGTCGATGTCGACGTCCTCGCCCCCGGTGCGATGGCAGGGACCAAGCACTCCCTCCTGATCGGCACGGCGACCACCCCGCTCGCCGTCACGAGGGTGCAACCCGCGGGCAAGGCGGCGATGGCCGCCGCCGACTGGTGGCGCGGCCGCCGCGAGGGCGAGAGCACGGTGGTCGGGTCATGA
- a CDS encoding Trp biosynthesis-associated membrane protein, translated as MSLAQRGRSLSVLGFLAAGGIGVLSATQTWLVVERHDAAEPILVTGAQALVLLTPLSLAVLALAAVLAIVGPVLRYVFAALGAVIAVLLGWSTLNILITRPLSAVASTVTELTGLAGDTAIADLVDAVQPTAWPTIALVGWIVLLVGSVFVMITARGWKAGGRRFRTATDATAATGPVDAIDSWDELSRGTDPTR; from the coding sequence ATGAGTCTCGCGCAGCGCGGTCGTTCGCTCTCGGTCCTCGGCTTCCTCGCCGCGGGCGGGATCGGCGTGCTCTCCGCGACCCAGACCTGGCTCGTCGTCGAGCGGCACGACGCCGCCGAACCGATCCTCGTGACCGGTGCACAGGCCCTCGTGCTGCTCACCCCGCTCAGCCTCGCGGTGCTGGCTCTGGCCGCGGTGCTCGCGATCGTCGGCCCCGTGCTGCGCTACGTGTTCGCGGCGCTCGGTGCCGTGATCGCGGTGCTGCTGGGCTGGTCGACGCTCAACATCCTGATCACGCGACCGCTGAGCGCCGTGGCGTCGACGGTCACGGAGCTCACGGGTCTCGCCGGTGACACGGCGATCGCGGACCTGGTCGACGCCGTCCAGCCGACGGCGTGGCCCACTATCGCCCTGGTGGGCTGGATCGTCCTGCTCGTCGGTTCCGTGTTCGTCATGATCACGGCGCGCGGATGGAAGGCAGGCGGCCGGCGCTTCCGCACCGCCACGGACGCCACCGCCGCGACGGGCCCCGTCGACGCGATCGATTCCTGGGACGAGCTGTCGCGGGGAACCGACCCGACGCGCTGA